In Vigna unguiculata cultivar IT97K-499-35 chromosome 3, ASM411807v1, whole genome shotgun sequence, a single genomic region encodes these proteins:
- the LOC114178789 gene encoding katanin p60 ATPase-containing subunit A-like 2 — translation MMADDPMPTRWSFQDFKFYYDAKFGRKKAEKNGETADEAVVSNGGSLGAVLNGNPHAKKASEMAVYEQFRTEGQNQIHSNGFSPVNMDERPQRSLLPPFESAEMRTLAESLSRDIIRGSPDVKWESIKGLENAKRLLKEAVVMPIKYPKYFTGLLSPWKGILLFGPPGTGKTMLAKAVATECKTTFFNISASSVVSKWRGDSEKLVKVLFELARHHAPSTIFLDEIDAIISQRGEARSEHEASRRLKTELLVQMDGLTRTDELVFVLAATNLPWELDAAMLRRLEKRILVPLPEPVARRAMFEELLPVQAEEEPIPYDLLVDQTEGYSGSDIRLLCKETAMQPLRRLMSQLEQRQEEVVPEDELPKIGPIRSEDIETALRNTRPSAHLHAHKYDKFNADYGSQILQ, via the exons atgATGGCCGATGATCCAATGCCCACGCGCTGGTCTTtccag gacttcaaattttattatgatgctAAGTTTGGTAGGAAGAAGGCCGAGAAGAATGGCGAGACTGCTGATGAAGCGGTGGTAAGTAATGGAGGTTCATTGGGCGCCGTGTTGAATGGCAATCCGCATGCAAAAAAGGCATCGGAAATGGCTGTCTATGAGCAGTTTCGAACTGAG GGGCAGAACCAGATTCACTCCAATGGATTTTCGCCGGTTAATATGGATGAAAGGCC GCAGAGATCTTTGCTTCCACCTTTTGAGTCTGCAGAAATGCGAACTTTAGCAGAGAGCCTAAGTAG GGATATCATTCGTGGAAGTCCAGATGTAAAATGGGAAAGTATCAAGGGCTTAGAGAATGCCAAACGTTTGCTGAAAGAGGCTGTTGTGATGCCAATTAAGTATCCCAA GTACTTCACTGGTCTGTTATCACCATGGAAGGGCATCCTCCTTTTTGGACCACCAGGAACAGGAAAG ACAATGCTTGCTAAGGCAGTTGCGACAGAGTGCAAGACtaccttttttaatatttcagcATCGTCTGTAGTTAGCAAATGGCGAG GTGATTCGGAGAAGTTAGTGAAAGTGTTATTTGAACTTGCAAGGCATCATGCACCCTCAACAATATTTCTTGACGAAATTGATGCAATCATTAGTCAACGTGGGGAAGCTCGTAGTGAACATGAAGCAAGTAGACGGTTGAAAACTGAGCTTCTTGTTCAG ATGGATGGTTTGACCCGGACAGATGAACTGGTTTTTGTCTTGGCGGCAACAAATCTTCCCTGGGAATTGGATGCAGCCATGCTCCGACGTCTTGAGAAGCGT ATCCTTGTACCACTTCCAGAACCAGTAGCGAGGAGAGCAATGTTTGAGGAACTCCTTCCTGTGCAGGCTGAGGAGGAACCGATCCCCTATGATTTGCTTGTGGATCAGACAGAAGGATATTCAGGGTCAGATATCCGATTACTCTGTAAAGAAACAGCAATGCAGCCCTTGAGACGCTTGATGTCACAACTTGAGCAGAGACAGGAGGAGGTGGTGCCTGAAGATG AGTTGCCAAAAATTGGGCCAATCAGATCTGAAGATATAGAAACGGCATTAAGAAATACAAGACCATCTGCTCATCTCCATGCCCACAAATACGACAAGTTCAATGCTGATTATGGTAGTCAAATACTACAATGA